A stretch of the Sulfurimonas sp. HSL3-1 genome encodes the following:
- a CDS encoding DUF4145 domain-containing protein, with amino-acid sequence MKLQTLWEKIRRRKSGQQSFWINEEMIVLDNTTVPHPHADMPRSCIKLYNEARTIVRHSPKSSAAILRLVFYALMKELGETGVHIDRDIHALVKRGMPKRIQTTLEYCRVTGKNGVPPGEVDLHVTPDMPLIMFTLINFIVEEQITRAKRIEKAYDNLPVWEPDET; translated from the coding sequence ATGAAATTACAAACACTTTGGGAAAAGATACGGCGCCGAAAATCCGGCCAGCAATCCTTTTGGATCAATGAAGAGATGATCGTCCTTGACAACACCACGGTCCCCCATCCACATGCAGACATGCCGAGATCGTGTATCAAGCTGTACAATGAGGCCCGTACCATCGTCAGGCACTCTCCAAAATCCTCTGCAGCAATACTGCGCCTGGTTTTCTACGCATTGATGAAAGAACTCGGCGAAACAGGGGTTCATATCGACAGGGATATCCACGCCCTCGTGAAACGCGGGATGCCAAAGCGGATACAAACAACGCTGGAGTACTGCCGGGTCACGGGGAAGAATGGCGTCCCTCCCGGAGAAGTCGATCTCCATGTCACGCCCGATATGCCGCTGATCATGTTCACCCTGATCAACTTTATCGTCGAAGAACAGATCACCCGGGCGAAACGGATCGAAAAAGCCTACGACAACCTGCCGGTCTGGGAACCGGATGAGACCTGA
- a CDS encoding efflux RND transporter periplasmic adaptor subunit, which yields MNKLFFKRAGIALLLAAAAGVLYFTMLRLEGPSLPETIAMGNGRIEATMVDIETKLPGRLSEITVKEGDMVKKGELLAAMDTDELDARYAQALAQVRQAEQQRKLALSVVKQRESERTLARKNLERSKNLYVNKNIPLVQLQQHESALNVTEAALEAARAQVVSADAAIDAARAQADTIKANLEESRLYAPIDGRILYRLREPGEIIGGGGKVLTLLDLTDVYMTIFLPTAQAGRIDIGSDARIILDARPDIAIPAVVTFVSPQAQFTPKEIETQSEREKLMFRIKVKVDEALLRRYLERVKIGLPGTAYVRTDAQTPWPESLNRLPGDDQTP from the coding sequence ATGAATAAACTATTTTTCAAACGTGCAGGCATCGCTTTGCTGCTGGCTGCCGCGGCCGGCGTCCTCTATTTCACGATGCTTCGGCTGGAGGGACCCTCTTTACCGGAGACGATCGCGATGGGCAACGGCCGTATCGAGGCGACGATGGTCGACATTGAAACGAAACTGCCCGGAAGGCTCTCCGAGATCACGGTCAAAGAGGGAGACATGGTCAAAAAGGGAGAGCTGCTGGCGGCCATGGACACCGACGAGCTTGATGCACGTTACGCCCAGGCCCTGGCGCAGGTGCGCCAGGCGGAGCAGCAGCGCAAACTCGCCCTCTCCGTGGTCAAGCAGCGCGAGAGCGAACGGACCCTTGCGCGTAAAAACCTCGAACGTTCCAAGAACCTCTACGTGAACAAGAACATCCCGCTGGTGCAGCTTCAGCAGCACGAGTCGGCCCTGAACGTCACCGAAGCCGCCCTGGAGGCGGCACGGGCGCAGGTCGTCAGCGCCGATGCGGCCATCGACGCGGCGCGGGCGCAAGCGGATACGATCAAGGCGAACCTCGAAGAGAGCCGGCTCTATGCCCCCATTGACGGACGCATCCTTTACCGGCTGCGCGAACCCGGGGAGATCATCGGCGGCGGCGGAAAGGTGCTGACGCTGCTGGACCTGACCGATGTCTATATGACGATTTTCCTCCCGACGGCGCAGGCGGGGCGCATCGACATCGGCAGCGACGCACGGATCATCCTGGATGCGCGTCCCGACATCGCGATTCCGGCCGTCGTGACCTTCGTCTCCCCGCAGGCACAGTTCACCCCCAAAGAAATCGAAACGCAGAGCGAGCGCGAAAAGCTGATGTTCCGAATCAAGGTGAAAGTCGACGAAGCTCTGCTGCGCCGCTACCTTGAACGGGTCAAGATCGGACTGCCGGGGACCGCTTATGTCCGCACGGATGCGCAGACGCCGTGGCCAGAAAGCCTGAACCGTCTGCCGGGGGATGACCAGACGCCATGA
- a CDS encoding TolC family protein, producing MRTGCRRWGAAALLLFPVLASALNVGIVADRYDEAFAQDRAALVTEVKQLAPIPSKILFPETLQAEGGSDIARTAAAIERLQKDAKVDMIVLLGTLAGEVALSRGALQKPTVIPFAEGTGLRGIIPAGDGSGIRNVNYVLGHSTFGAALKRYREIVPFEQASQLVDARVLALFPELAARAAEQAKVQGVRLKVLPVAADGSYRVAEGSGAVLLGEMSGLAAAARTELMDGLRREKLPVFSLGAEPGVGSGVLADLFVPDERLRRLRRSALNIVAIAGGGAAERQPVAFEAQSVLRIDMAVARALQISPPFRILAQARLLHESAVEGKAMDLVTAAETALKQNLNVIAGKLGVREGEESIDEVRSVLLPQLSAELLYTQRNGDNVYVEGGFYAEKSTDGALKLQQILFSEKALARLAVQQSLQKGRVAQQRGLELEVVRQATTAFLQTHVATTLLDIRRENERLMQANLAMARQRVDAGMTDLSDVYQWESEIAVATQARLRAEADVARAYEQLNRILHRPITDRYALTEVTLEDPALVISDSGLLGRISNAVSFERLNAFYVAEAQKVSPDLDAVDAQLSAQRRQYRSDRQAYWSPDIALYGEVTHVFDETRTPGAAFSLEDETNWMAGVSLSLPLFEGGGRSARAARSSLGVRRLEADRLERLSALEQRVRGDLHTLRAAYPAIALAQSAAGSARKSYRLVRENYALGNRTLADLLVAQNAALSADFGAVNTRYRFLVDLMQLQYDGGRFDFFMNAEERRDFIARLRHALATPEAYPVKKETHE from the coding sequence ATGAGAACCGGATGTAGGCGTTGGGGCGCTGCGGCGTTGCTCCTGTTCCCCGTTTTGGCTTCCGCCCTCAATGTGGGCATTGTCGCGGACCGTTACGATGAAGCATTCGCCCAAGACCGGGCGGCACTGGTGACGGAAGTGAAACAGCTCGCCCCCATCCCTTCAAAGATCCTTTTCCCAGAGACACTGCAGGCGGAGGGCGGGAGCGATATTGCCCGGACCGCTGCCGCGATCGAACGCCTGCAAAAGGATGCGAAGGTCGACATGATCGTTCTGCTCGGCACACTGGCGGGGGAAGTCGCCCTCTCACGGGGTGCTCTGCAAAAGCCGACGGTGATCCCTTTTGCAGAGGGTACCGGCCTGCGGGGGATCATACCGGCAGGGGACGGGAGCGGTATCCGCAACGTCAACTATGTCCTGGGCCATAGCACGTTCGGTGCGGCCCTGAAGCGGTACCGCGAAATCGTGCCGTTTGAACAAGCATCGCAGCTGGTCGATGCGCGAGTGCTCGCGCTCTTCCCTGAGCTGGCGGCGCGTGCCGCGGAGCAGGCGAAAGTGCAAGGGGTCAGGCTCAAGGTGCTGCCGGTGGCCGCCGATGGGAGCTACCGCGTCGCCGAAGGAAGCGGGGCGGTGCTGCTCGGAGAAATGTCGGGGCTCGCCGCGGCGGCGCGTACGGAGCTGATGGATGGCCTCCGCCGGGAGAAGCTTCCCGTTTTCTCCCTGGGAGCCGAACCCGGGGTGGGCTCAGGCGTGCTGGCAGATCTCTTTGTTCCCGACGAGCGGCTACGGCGTCTGCGGCGAAGTGCCCTGAACATTGTGGCGATCGCCGGGGGAGGGGCGGCGGAACGCCAGCCCGTCGCTTTCGAAGCGCAGAGCGTGCTGCGCATCGATATGGCGGTCGCCCGCGCCCTGCAGATCTCGCCGCCGTTCCGTATCCTGGCACAGGCGCGTCTGCTGCACGAGTCGGCCGTTGAGGGCAAAGCGATGGACCTGGTCACCGCGGCGGAAACGGCGCTCAAGCAGAACCTTAACGTGATCGCCGGCAAACTGGGGGTCCGGGAAGGCGAAGAGAGCATCGACGAAGTGCGCTCGGTCCTGCTGCCCCAACTGAGTGCCGAGCTGCTCTACACCCAGCGCAACGGCGACAACGTCTACGTCGAAGGAGGCTTCTATGCCGAGAAGAGTACGGACGGGGCGCTGAAGCTGCAGCAGATCCTCTTCTCGGAGAAAGCGCTGGCCAGGCTGGCGGTGCAACAATCGCTGCAAAAAGGGCGCGTGGCGCAGCAGCGCGGGCTGGAGCTCGAGGTGGTCCGTCAGGCGACCACGGCCTTTTTACAGACACACGTGGCCACAACACTGCTTGACATCCGCCGGGAGAACGAGCGGCTGATGCAGGCGAATCTTGCGATGGCAAGACAGCGCGTCGATGCGGGGATGACGGACCTCTCCGACGTCTACCAGTGGGAGAGCGAGATCGCGGTAGCGACACAGGCGCGGCTGCGGGCCGAGGCCGATGTCGCCAGGGCGTATGAACAGCTCAACCGTATCCTGCACCGGCCCATCACCGACCGGTACGCATTGACGGAGGTAACCCTGGAAGATCCCGCCCTCGTGATCAGTGATAGCGGTCTGCTCGGACGCATCAGCAACGCGGTGTCGTTCGAACGGCTTAACGCGTTTTATGTCGCTGAGGCACAGAAGGTTTCGCCGGACCTGGATGCGGTCGACGCGCAGCTCTCGGCGCAGCGCCGGCAGTACCGTTCCGACCGGCAGGCCTACTGGTCCCCGGATATCGCGCTGTACGGGGAAGTGACCCATGTCTTCGACGAGACCCGTACGCCCGGCGCGGCGTTCAGCCTGGAGGACGAGACCAACTGGATGGCGGGGGTATCGCTCTCCCTGCCGCTGTTCGAGGGCGGGGGGCGCAGCGCCCGTGCCGCGCGTTCAAGCCTGGGGGTCAGACGGCTGGAGGCGGACCGCCTCGAGCGGCTGTCGGCGCTGGAGCAGCGGGTCCGGGGGGACCTGCATACGCTGCGTGCCGCGTACCCGGCGATTGCACTGGCGCAGTCGGCGGCCGGGAGCGCGCGCAAAAGTTACAGGCTTGTGCGGGAGAATTATGCCCTCGGGAACCGGACGCTGGCCGATCTGCTTGTCGCGCAGAACGCGGCGCTCTCGGCCGATTTCGGCGCGGTGAATACCCGGTACCGTTTCCTCGTCGATCTGATGCAGCTGCAGTATGACGGCGGGCGTTTCGATTTTTTCATGAATGCGGAGGAGCGCAGAGATTTTATCGCGAGGCTGCGGCATGCGCTCGCAACCCCGGAAGCGTACCCGGTCAAAAAGGAAACCCATGAATAA
- a CDS encoding DUF21 domain-containing protein, whose product MEITSLTLLNWLGIVFCITQSAMFSGLNLAFFSISKMRLHIDMSKGDAAAAKVYAMREDPNFLLTTILWGNVGINVLLTLLSNSVMAGVIAFVFSTFVITLFGEIIPQAYFSRNALKMASTLAPLLRFYQLLLWPLAKPSAKMLDLWLGKEAVQFLRENEIEEMLKLHIQERDSDITRTEGVGALNFLAMDDLKVGEEGEPIEPLSIIPLKFEGSVPQFPEIASSSKDPFLRRVQRPHKSWIILTDMRDNPRLVMDADGFINAALFEFDTFDPMEHCHRPTIITNMETTLGYILPGLQVDPEHMEDDVIDQDIILVWGAERRIITGADILGRLLRGIVAK is encoded by the coding sequence ATGGAGATTACATCTTTAACACTTCTGAACTGGCTCGGCATCGTCTTCTGCATCACGCAGTCGGCGATGTTCTCCGGGCTCAACCTCGCTTTTTTCAGCATCAGCAAAATGCGGCTGCACATCGATATGTCCAAAGGCGATGCTGCCGCGGCGAAGGTCTACGCCATGCGCGAAGACCCGAACTTTCTGCTGACGACGATCCTCTGGGGCAATGTCGGCATCAACGTTCTGTTGACCCTGCTCTCCAACTCCGTCATGGCCGGCGTCATCGCCTTCGTCTTCTCGACCTTCGTCATCACCCTCTTCGGCGAGATCATCCCCCAGGCCTATTTCTCCCGCAACGCCCTTAAAATGGCCTCCACGCTGGCCCCGCTGCTGCGTTTTTACCAACTGCTGCTCTGGCCGTTGGCCAAACCCTCGGCCAAGATGCTCGACCTTTGGTTGGGAAAGGAGGCCGTACAGTTCCTGCGCGAAAACGAGATCGAGGAGATGCTCAAACTTCATATCCAGGAACGCGATTCGGATATCACGCGGACCGAAGGGGTCGGCGCGCTGAATTTCCTCGCCATGGACGACCTCAAAGTCGGCGAAGAGGGCGAACCCATCGAACCGCTGAGCATCATTCCCCTCAAGTTCGAGGGCAGCGTGCCGCAGTTCCCCGAGATTGCCTCCTCTTCCAAGGACCCCTTCTTGCGCCGGGTGCAGAGGCCCCACAAGTCCTGGATCATCCTGACCGACATGCGCGACAACCCCCGCCTGGTCATGGACGCCGACGGCTTTATCAACGCCGCCCTCTTTGAATTCGACACCTTCGACCCCATGGAGCACTGCCACCGCCCGACGATCATCACCAATATGGAAACGACGCTCGGTTACATTCTACCGGGCCTGCAGGTCGATCCGGAGCATATGGAAGACGACGTTATCGACCAGGACATTATCCTTGTCTGGGGAGCCGAACGGCGCATTATCACCGGGGCGGACATTCTCGGGCGGCTGCTGCGGGGCATCGTGGCAAAATAA
- a CDS encoding DUF4395 domain-containing protein, whose protein sequence is MFIETGNACTYTHASKGSFLNLQSFLWDYGEKVPGYDVRVVNEREARAAAGILGILGTIIIFVGIGFNHIMAARIYLAFLFIDFTLRMISPKYVPSLLLGKFVVQNQKPEYVGGLQKRFAWTLGWLISLPMVWWFVINWDITFYKVLICVLCASLMFLESAFSICVGCMIYKLLTRIDPVHCPGGTCELRIKEPIQKFNPAQKVIAALTVVGFLVGTYAFLAYEEPKTFFGEFLHEAVLTESQLIKEKEEAYQRELEKEFGDDF, encoded by the coding sequence ATGTTTATAGAAACAGGGAATGCTTGCACATACACTCACGCATCCAAAGGAAGTTTTTTGAACCTTCAGAGTTTTTTATGGGATTACGGAGAAAAAGTACCCGGGTACGACGTCAGAGTCGTTAATGAAAGAGAAGCCAGAGCCGCAGCGGGGATCCTTGGAATCCTCGGAACTATCATCATCTTCGTCGGGATAGGTTTCAACCACATCATGGCAGCGAGAATCTATTTGGCCTTTTTATTTATAGATTTTACGCTGAGAATGATCAGTCCGAAATACGTCCCTTCCCTGCTGCTGGGCAAGTTTGTCGTGCAGAACCAGAAACCGGAATACGTCGGCGGACTGCAGAAGCGCTTCGCGTGGACGCTGGGCTGGCTGATCTCCCTGCCGATGGTCTGGTGGTTCGTCATCAACTGGGACATCACCTTCTATAAAGTGCTCATCTGTGTGCTTTGCGCGTCGCTGATGTTCCTGGAAAGCGCCTTCTCCATCTGCGTCGGCTGTATGATCTACAAACTGCTCACGCGCATAGACCCGGTCCACTGTCCGGGCGGCACCTGCGAGCTCCGTATCAAAGAGCCCATCCAGAAGTTCAACCCCGCCCAAAAGGTGATCGCGGCCCTGACCGTCGTCGGTTTCCTGGTGGGCACCTACGCGTTTTTGGCCTACGAGGAGCCCAAGACCTTCTTCGGCGAGTTTCTTCATGAAGCCGTTTTGACGGAATCGCAATTGATCAAAGAGAAAGAAGAAGCGTACCAGAGGGAGCTGGAAAAAGAGTTCGGTGATGACTTTTAA
- a CDS encoding ABC transporter permease: MKKHLLNIYLLGIKELRSLLRDKMMLFLIIYSFTFAIYVKATSTSTELVNVPVAFVDGDRSALSMRIMDAFYLPRFLSPDLISASAADAGMEEGLYTFIITVPPSFEKELLQGRHPTLQVSIDATRMSQAGIGAGYIQQMVNDEVQEFLYGQRTSAALPVEVVTRMKYNPTLDSIRFGSIMEVIGQISLLSIMLAGAALIREREHGTLEHLMVMPLNAAEIMLSKVWSMGLVVLAGVTFSIEIVVQRILSVPVEGSLTLFLFGSLLMLFSTTSMGIFMGTVARTMPQLGLIIILTILPLQILSGGVTPFESMPQGLQNVMLLMPTSHFVSMAQAVLYRGAGIDIVWPQLLAISGIGVVFFLLGLFFFRRSLASAS, encoded by the coding sequence ATGAAAAAACACTTGTTAAACATCTACCTTCTGGGCATCAAAGAGCTTCGCAGCCTGCTGCGGGACAAGATGATGCTCTTCTTGATCATTTACTCTTTTACCTTCGCCATCTACGTCAAGGCGACCTCTACCTCGACGGAGCTGGTTAACGTGCCCGTAGCTTTCGTCGACGGGGACCGTTCGGCCCTCTCCATGCGGATCATGGACGCCTTCTACCTGCCCCGGTTCCTTTCGCCGGACCTGATCAGCGCGAGCGCCGCCGATGCGGGGATGGAAGAGGGGCTCTACACCTTCATTATCACCGTACCGCCCTCGTTCGAGAAGGAGCTGCTCCAGGGGAGGCACCCGACGCTACAGGTCAGCATCGACGCGACGCGGATGTCCCAGGCAGGTATCGGGGCGGGCTACATCCAGCAGATGGTCAACGACGAAGTCCAGGAGTTTCTCTACGGTCAAAGGACATCGGCAGCGCTGCCGGTGGAAGTCGTCACGCGCATGAAGTACAACCCTACGCTCGACAGCATCCGCTTCGGCAGCATCATGGAGGTGATCGGGCAGATATCGCTGCTTTCCATTATGCTGGCGGGCGCGGCGCTGATCCGTGAACGCGAACACGGTACGCTGGAGCACCTGATGGTCATGCCGCTGAATGCGGCGGAAATCATGCTTTCGAAGGTGTGGTCGATGGGCCTTGTCGTGCTTGCCGGTGTCACGTTCTCGATCGAGATCGTCGTGCAGAGGATCCTTTCCGTCCCCGTCGAAGGGTCGCTGACGCTCTTTTTATTCGGATCGCTGTTGATGCTCTTTTCGACGACGTCGATGGGGATCTTTATGGGCACCGTCGCCCGGACGATGCCGCAGCTGGGGCTGATCATCATCCTGACGATCCTGCCGTTGCAGATCCTCTCGGGCGGGGTGACCCCTTTTGAAAGCATGCCGCAGGGACTGCAGAACGTGATGCTGCTGATGCCGACGAGCCACTTCGTCAGCATGGCGCAGGCGGTGCTCTACCGCGGCGCCGGTATCGACATCGTCTGGCCGCAGCTTCTTGCCATCAGCGGGATCGGCGTCGTCTTTTTTCTGCTGGGGCTCTTTTTCTTCCGCCGCAGCCTGGCCAGCGCTTCATGA
- a CDS encoding lipid A deacylase LpxR family protein, producing the protein MRDTVRLIFWLLSVGLFLPLHAQSWSFSIDNDMIFGSDDKYTGGFQVGWMSDELGVSEEGSFQYGYVKGMSDLLRAVYPFDLSEMKQNGAISLQGIAITPEDTNETEPVYDDVPYMGSTALTASLFIWNEHIFHEVLMTLGVMGPSSGAETVQKGLHRWFRIDEPQGWDNQVPDRLLFQTGYVVGTRQYSGRVAGRYTFEWFNSLSLNAGSSYVGAGGGTAVRIGENAPKNFVTISGIINRSLAHQLNLDTRRGRWGWSVKLALFADVVGYFYLHEYAKQHGYDFEMPTTLITGLLGFDLYYERLRASLELYPSRPIGQYVRSNYFGRLNLVLQVP; encoded by the coding sequence ATGAGAGATACGGTGCGTCTCATCTTCTGGCTGCTGTCGGTGGGGCTGTTCCTGCCGCTGCACGCACAGAGCTGGTCGTTTTCGATCGACAACGACATGATCTTCGGGTCGGACGACAAATACACGGGCGGTTTCCAGGTCGGCTGGATGAGCGATGAACTGGGTGTAAGTGAAGAGGGGAGTTTTCAATACGGCTACGTCAAGGGGATGAGTGATCTGCTGCGGGCCGTTTACCCATTCGATCTCTCCGAGATGAAACAAAACGGGGCCATCAGCCTCCAGGGGATCGCCATTACGCCTGAAGATACGAATGAGACCGAACCCGTCTATGATGACGTCCCCTATATGGGGTCGACGGCACTGACCGCGTCGCTGTTTATCTGGAATGAGCATATCTTCCACGAGGTGTTGATGACGCTGGGCGTCATGGGACCATCCTCGGGGGCGGAAACCGTGCAAAAGGGTCTGCACCGGTGGTTCCGGATCGATGAACCCCAGGGGTGGGACAATCAGGTGCCGGATCGGCTGCTGTTCCAGACCGGCTATGTCGTGGGAACACGCCAATACTCGGGCCGTGTCGCAGGGCGATATACCTTCGAGTGGTTCAACAGCCTCTCCCTCAACGCGGGAAGCAGCTATGTTGGAGCGGGCGGGGGCACGGCCGTGCGCATTGGGGAGAACGCTCCCAAAAACTTTGTCACGATCAGCGGGATCATCAACCGTTCGCTGGCGCATCAGCTCAATCTGGATACACGGAGGGGAAGGTGGGGATGGAGCGTCAAGCTCGCTCTTTTTGCCGATGTAGTCGGCTATTTTTACCTGCATGAGTACGCCAAGCAGCACGGGTACGATTTCGAGATGCCGACGACGCTCATCACAGGGCTGCTGGGGTTCGATCTCTATTACGAGAGGCTGCGGGCTTCGCTGGAACTCTACCCCAGCCGTCCGATCGGGCAGTATGTCCGTTCCAACTATTTCGGGCGTTTGAACCTGGTGCTGCAGGTGCCGTAA
- the rbbA gene encoding ribosome-associated ATPase/putative transporter RbbA gives MNSVVTLAGISHHYGKTQALDSVSLEIPAGKMVGFIGPDGVGKSTLLGLISGVRRIETGRVEVFGGDMDSAGYRASVCPRIAYMPQGLGKNLYMSLSVYENVEFFGRLFAQGRAEREARIAELLESTGLAPFKERPAGKLSGGMKQKLGLCCALIHDPDLLILDEPTTGVDPLSRRQFWELIERIRSHREGMSVIIATAYMEEAERFDWLVAMDEGRVLATGTPDALRHQTGTETLDEAFIRLLPERKRRGHETLVVPPGNFEEAEEAIAAEGLTMRFGDFTAVDHVSFRIKRGEIFGFLGSNGCGKTTTMKMLTGLLRPSEGEAWLFGVRSERHDLETRNKVGYMTQSFSLYAELTVRQNLVLHAELFHLPEQEVEERVGEMIERFKLEAYEHSYPDGMPLGIRQRLSLAVAVVHRPQMLILDEPTSGVDPVSRDSFWELLIDLARKDGVTIFISTHFMNEGERCDRISLMHQGRVLASDTPASLIRARGKTGLEEAFIDYLEEAIGEEEKGQSADEPPPEPHRARSPNRFFSPLRLFGYSYRETLELLRDPVRLTFAVFGTVLLMLTLGFGITMDVEDLHFAVLDRDQSPQSRDYVQSLAGSRYFLEQPPLHSQAELDRRMRSGEVAVALEIPPGFGRDITRGQQTQIGVWIDGAMPFRAETILGYIRGMHYNYLTELTRRTLGYVPALSPIDIEMRYRYNQDFKSIFAMVPAIIPILLVFIPSILMALSVVREKELGSITNFYATPVTRLEFLLGKQLPYIAVSMVGFFGLVMIAVLLFGVPLKGSLMTLSLGALLFVTITTGLGLLMSAFTRTQVAALAATAILTLLPTISFSGLSEPVSSLEGAGRIIGEIYPATYFINISRGVFSKALTLSDLSRDFAALAAAVVIITLLSIAALKQQEQ, from the coding sequence ATGAACAGTGTGGTCACCCTTGCAGGGATCTCCCACCACTACGGCAAGACACAGGCGCTCGACAGCGTCAGTCTGGAGATTCCGGCGGGAAAGATGGTCGGCTTCATCGGCCCCGACGGCGTGGGGAAATCGACGCTGCTCGGGCTGATCTCCGGGGTGCGTCGTATCGAAACGGGCCGCGTGGAGGTCTTCGGGGGCGATATGGACAGTGCAGGTTACCGCGCATCGGTCTGCCCGCGCATCGCCTACATGCCGCAAGGGCTGGGCAAGAACCTCTACATGTCTCTGTCGGTGTACGAAAACGTCGAGTTCTTCGGCCGCCTGTTCGCCCAGGGGCGGGCGGAGCGCGAAGCGCGGATCGCGGAGCTGCTCGAGAGCACCGGGCTCGCCCCCTTCAAAGAGCGCCCGGCCGGAAAGCTTTCGGGCGGCATGAAGCAGAAGCTTGGGCTCTGTTGCGCATTGATCCACGACCCGGACCTGCTGATCCTCGACGAACCGACGACCGGAGTCGACCCACTGTCACGGCGGCAGTTCTGGGAGTTGATCGAACGCATCCGCTCCCACAGGGAGGGGATGAGCGTGATCATCGCCACGGCCTATATGGAGGAGGCGGAACGCTTCGACTGGCTGGTGGCGATGGACGAAGGGCGCGTTCTGGCTACCGGGACTCCCGATGCGCTGCGGCATCAGACCGGTACGGAGACGCTGGATGAAGCCTTTATCCGCCTGCTGCCCGAGCGCAAACGTCGGGGGCATGAAACCCTCGTCGTGCCTCCGGGCAACTTTGAGGAAGCAGAGGAGGCCATCGCCGCGGAGGGGCTGACGATGCGCTTCGGCGATTTTACGGCGGTGGACCATGTCAGCTTCCGGATCAAACGCGGCGAGATATTCGGTTTTCTCGGCTCCAACGGCTGCGGAAAGACGACGACAATGAAGATGCTGACCGGACTGCTGCGCCCCAGCGAGGGGGAGGCGTGGCTCTTCGGCGTCCGCAGCGAGCGCCACGACCTGGAGACTCGCAACAAAGTCGGCTACATGACCCAGTCCTTCTCACTCTACGCGGAGCTGACGGTCAGGCAGAACCTTGTGCTGCACGCCGAGCTTTTTCACCTCCCCGAGCAGGAGGTCGAGGAGAGGGTCGGCGAGATGATCGAACGCTTCAAGCTTGAAGCCTACGAGCACAGCTACCCCGACGGGATGCCACTGGGCATCAGGCAACGCCTCTCCCTCGCCGTCGCCGTCGTACACCGGCCGCAGATGCTCATTCTCGACGAACCGACCTCAGGCGTTGACCCCGTGTCGCGCGACAGCTTCTGGGAACTGCTGATCGACCTTGCGCGCAAGGACGGGGTGACGATCTTCATCTCCACCCACTTCATGAACGAGGGCGAACGCTGCGACCGTATCTCACTGATGCACCAGGGCAGGGTCCTGGCCAGCGACACGCCGGCATCGCTCATCCGCGCTCGGGGGAAGACGGGCCTCGAAGAGGCCTTTATCGACTACCTCGAGGAGGCGATCGGGGAGGAGGAGAAAGGGCAGAGCGCTGATGAGCCGCCGCCGGAGCCGCACCGTGCCAGGAGCCCGAACCGTTTCTTCAGTCCACTGCGTCTTTTCGGGTACAGTTACCGTGAAACGCTTGAACTGCTGCGCGACCCGGTCCGGCTCACCTTCGCCGTGTTCGGGACCGTACTGCTGATGCTCACGCTGGGGTTCGGGATCACAATGGATGTCGAGGACCTCCATTTCGCCGTGCTCGACCGGGACCAGAGCCCCCAGAGCCGTGACTACGTTCAGAGCCTGGCGGGGTCGCGCTATTTTCTCGAGCAGCCGCCGCTGCATTCGCAGGCGGAACTGGACCGTCGTATGCGCAGCGGGGAGGTTGCCGTCGCCCTCGAGATCCCGCCGGGCTTCGGCAGGGATATTACTCGGGGACAGCAAACGCAGATCGGGGTCTGGATCGACGGGGCGATGCCGTTCCGCGCCGAAACGATCCTGGGCTACATCCGCGGGATGCACTACAACTACCTGACGGAGCTGACACGACGGACGCTGGGCTATGTCCCCGCGCTGTCGCCCATCGACATCGAGATGCGCTACCGCTACAACCAGGACTTCAAAAGCATTTTCGCGATGGTGCCCGCGATCATCCCGATCCTGCTGGTCTTCATTCCGTCGATCCTGATGGCGCTGAGCGTCGTGCGGGAGAAGGAGCTGGGTTCCATCACCAACTTCTACGCCACCCCGGTCACGCGCCTGGAGTTTCTGCTGGGCAAGCAGCTCCCCTACATCGCTGTGAGCATGGTCGGTTTTTTCGGCCTGGTCATGATTGCAGTTCTGCTGTTCGGGGTCCCGCTCAAAGGGAGCCTGATGACACTGAGCCTGGGGGCGCTGCTTTTTGTGACGATCACGACGGGCCTCGGGCTGCTCATGTCCGCGTTTACCCGGACCCAGGTCGCCGCCCTGGCAGCGACGGCCATTTTGACGCTGCTGCCGACCATCAGCTTCTCGGGGCTCAGCGAACCCGTCAGCTCCCTTGAAGGAGCGGGGCGTATCATCGGGGAGATTTACCCGGCAACCTACTTCATCAACATCAGCCGCGGCGTCTTCAGCAAGGCGCTCACCCTCAGTGATCTCTCCCGCGACTTTGCGGCCCTGGCGGCGGCAGTCGTCATTATCACGCTGCTGAGCATCGCGGCGTTGAAGCAGCAGGAGCAATAG